In Fragaria vesca subsp. vesca linkage group LG5, FraVesHawaii_1.0, whole genome shotgun sequence, the genomic stretch GGGCTATGTAGGTGAGTAAATCTCACCAAAGTTCACTTTTGAACCAAATTTATTTATGGTCATGTGATGATGATAATGATGATGATGTTAGATTTAATATTATGCTTTTAATTGTTTTTAAAAATATATGAGCTTGATCGCCAACGGCTCAAAGGTAAGGTAAAACAAGTTTTCTTTATGTGCTATTTTGAGATTCATGTGATCATGAGTTTATTGATTATTTATAGATTATTCTTGTGGAATATCTATATTTTGTTCAGGTAAATATTTCCATGTGAAAGAATAGAATTAATGATGTGATATTGTGTTGTTGAGGTTAATGTTGTAATATTCTGATTTTTTGATAAATAGACAAACCGGGTTCCAAGTCCTTAATTGGGTGATTGGTTGCGGTTAAGTTGCTATTTATCATTTTTGTGTTTAATATTAGACAGTCAAACCGGGTTCCAAGCCTTTGGCCGGGTGATTGGTTGCGGTTAGAAATAGAGCTCTAGTCCGTCTGTCAGTGTAGGTCATGGGAGATACTGTATGGTATCTGGGACCCATGGGTACACATAGTGTTGTTGTAGGTCATGAGAGGTATTTTATTAAATATCTGAGACTCATGGGTAATGTGTTGGATGTGTGTTTTTCTTTAATTATGGATCCAATCTCTCTTGTGGAATATTGGACGTGATAAATGTTGTGTTATTTTTGAGTTTACTCATACGAGCTTTTTAGCTTACCGGGTTTGTTATTTACAACCCGGTGCACCAATTCTTGGTGTAGGGGTTAGACCTGCAGGTGAGGATCAGCAGGGTTGAGGTGGAGGCTTAGTGACAGGGTTTTTGTTGGGTTTTGGTTGTTCATCGTATATATTTATTTTTTATATATACATTGAGATAGACAATAATAAACTCATGTGAGCGTCTCTTTTTTTTTACTCTTGAGTTTATGTAATCAAGGAAATGTAATATTTAACTCAATATGGAGTTGTGTGTAAATTTTACTTTCCGCATTGAGTTTAGTTTCATTGAAATTTTGTTGAAACAGGTTTTGGGATTATATTATTTTAAGGGATATCATGCCAAAATTTTTGAAAATTTTCTTTCGAAAATTAGGGTGTGACAGTAGGGGGGTCAACTGGGGGCAGTAGGGAGGTCAACTGGGGGGTAGTAGGGGGGTATACTGGGGGCAGTAGGGGCAAACGACCTGCGTTTTCTCCATCGCCAAACCCCTCACCAACAATAACAACCAAACCAATATATTTTGCTATGTCGCATTCAACACAAAACAACCAATTCATGAATTAAGGGGTTCTCTACCCTTCACCAATTCAAAATCTAATATCAACCATAACTCCATTTCAGAATCAAATACCCTGACCAAAAACCAACACAGTAGTACTTACCTTACAGCCAAAAGTTTCAGGCAAAGTCCTCCAAATTACTCTCTGCACCCAAGGCAGAAGATCACCACTGTCAACTTCGAAATACGCCCCCGACGGCCAGCTCACCACCACCTCCGACGTCGTTGAGGCCTACACTGTCGTCGTTGCCACCGGCACGGTGGCGAAGCGGCTCGTGTTCCTTGGCTCCGACGATGGCAAGGGAGGCTTCTGGAACCGTGGTGGTTTTGAAGCCGAACTCTATGGCAGAGCATGAAGTGACAGCGGGTTAGGCGCGGCAGATGGATCCGAGATCCAGATTCTGATGACGACGAGGGTTTTGAGGTTGGACTGGAAGTCCTCTCGGTGAGGGTTTGACGGAGCAGAGCGGCAGTGGAAGAAAGCGATGGTGAGCTTCTGTTCGAAAAAATCATAAAAAGTCAAAAAATTTGTTAGTAGGAATAGTCTATAAGAGTCTATTGGGTTGATAGGAATTTTAGAATATTTTTTTATTAATGGAAAAAAAATGTCTAAATTTAAGGCTAGTCAAACCTTCTCGCTTTATTAAGAGATTTTCAAAATAAAAACACAAGCATATTAGCAAATGCCACCTGACTACTCAACTCGACTCGGAACATATTTTTACATTTTACCCATAAGTAAAAATACTTTCGTTTTTTAGCAGATTAAGATTCTCTTAGGCGTAGTATTTAATTCGGTTTTGTAGCAGACGTGTTTATTAGTATCATTTGAGTCATGATTACTAGTCTGTTCTAATGCCAAATTAGTAACGCGTTGTTAAATGATTCGAGATTACGAGTACCCCTTCTCCCAATAGTCCAGGCTCTAATAAGATCGAGTGAATTATATAATCCCAGGCCCCAATAAAACCGTTGCTCTTATTCTGAAATAATCAGCAGCAACGATTCCGGCGGCGACGATGGCGTCGTCGAAGTTAGTATCAGTCTCGACGGCCAATTCGGATCTCCCTCGCGACTCCTCTATATGTTCTCTCTCCACTCTCATCGCCGACGTCGACAAGCACCACCACATCACCATGGACGACCTCCTCAAGAACATCTACAACGACCAGCCCCACCCCTCTCCGCCGCCTCCCGACGCTGGAGGAGCCTCCGCCTCCGCCGCCGCGCCGGGGAGGACCGTGGAGGAGGTCTGGAAGGAGATCGTCGCCGGCGGAGGCGGTGAGGGAGAAGACGCGTCGGCCGATGGAGAGGCGGATCATGTGCGAACAGGTGCAGACGGCGGCGGCGGCGGTCTGGCGGAGATGACATTGGAGGATTTTCTGACCAGGGCTGGGGCCGTGAGGGAGGAGGACGTCGGCGTGGGGCCCGGGACGGTGGTTCCGATGGGGTACGGGCAGTACCAGGTTCAGCCGCCGCCGCCTCCGCCGCCTCGGCCGCATGGGCAGTTGGTGTATGCGAACAACAATGGAACGACGAGTGGTGGAGGTGGGAGAGGAACGAAGAGGAGAGCTGTGCAGGAGGCGCCGCTGGATAAGGCGACGCAGCAGAAGCAGAGGAGGATGATCAAGAACAGAGAGTCCGCTGCCAGGTCAAGGGAACGCAAGCAGGTTCATCCTTCTCTCTCCTTTGACTGAGATTATATTCCGATTTAGTAAAGTTTGTTAGGTTAGTATTTTAATTATGTTTGGCAATGCTATTAGGCTTACACAAATGAGCTGGAAGCTCTGGTGACGAAGCTGGAGGAGGAAAATGCACTCCTCATTATGGAAGAGGTATGATCCTCCATCTGAATTTGTCGAAATTTGATGATAGGCATATACTGATATACCATAAACCCTAAAACTGTCTAGTGCAAGCCGTAAAGGTTATG encodes the following:
- the LOC101301305 gene encoding G-box-binding factor 4-like, producing the protein MASSKLVSVSTANSDLPRDSSICSLSTLIADVDKHHHITMDDLLKNIYNDQPHPSPPPPDAGGASASAAAPGRTVEEVWKEIVAGGGGEGEDASADGEADHVRTGADGGGGGLAEMTLEDFLTRAGAVREEDVGVGPGTVVPMGYGQYQVQPPPPPPPRPHGQLVYANNNGTTSGGGGRGTKRRAVQEAPLDKATQQKQRRMIKNRESAARSRERKQAYTNELEALVTKLEEENALLIMEEAERKKERLKKLMENLIPIEEKRRPARVLRRVQSVHW